Proteins encoded by one window of Blastocatellia bacterium:
- a CDS encoding DUF86 domain-containing protein: MIKRQIIDKHLEDMATRVAHLRQYQQYPFEKFIGDWQAVYAAERGIQTAVQNLIYIGAHILAALGDSQWDEYREIPLRLARHRVIPESSVEILQAMIGTRNVLVHQYAEVDVAKVYEIIRDRLDDFDRFARHIKRYIEQQSRG; this comes from the coding sequence GTGATCAAGCGCCAAATCATTGACAAACATTTAGAAGATATGGCTACTCGCGTAGCCCACTTGCGCCAGTATCAGCAGTACCCATTTGAAAAATTCATCGGCGACTGGCAGGCAGTCTATGCCGCCGAGCGGGGCATTCAGACTGCCGTCCAGAACTTGATCTATATCGGCGCCCATATCTTAGCCGCGCTCGGAGATTCCCAATGGGACGAATACAGAGAGATTCCGCTCCGCCTGGCCAGGCATCGCGTCATCCCTGAGTCAAGCGTCGAGATCCTGCAAGCCATGATCGGCACGCGCAATGTCCTGGTGCATCAGTATGCTGAGGTTGATGTCGCGAAGGTCTATGAGATCATTCGGGACCGTCTCGATGACTTCGATCGCTTTGCGAGGCACATCAAGCGATATATAGAACAGCAAAGCCGTGGATAA
- a CDS encoding nucleotidyltransferase domain-containing protein translates to MLAAGAIKRKLAPYFEQRSEILLAYLFGSVARSRTNELSDLDIALLVDEKKLRKLDAKEPYGYKAAVIADLMGLLQKNEIDLVLLHEAPPLLANEVISDGRLLFCRDEDLRIAFEVTVKHRYVDTRPLREIKRQYIYERIEQGTFSKLTGCDQAPNH, encoded by the coding sequence ATGCTGGCCGCAGGGGCGATAAAGAGAAAGCTTGCTCCCTACTTCGAGCAAAGAAGCGAGATTTTGCTCGCTTATCTGTTCGGCTCAGTTGCTCGAAGCCGCACGAATGAGCTCAGCGATCTCGATATCGCTTTGCTCGTGGATGAGAAGAAGTTGCGGAAGCTCGACGCCAAGGAGCCCTACGGCTATAAGGCCGCCGTGATTGCCGACTTGATGGGCTTGCTCCAGAAGAACGAGATAGATCTGGTCTTGCTCCATGAAGCACCCCCTCTCCTGGCCAACGAGGTGATCAGTGATGGACGTCTTCTGTTTTGTCGGGATGAAGATCTGAGAATCGCCTTCGAGGTCACGGTGAAACATAGATATGTGGACACCCGGCCCCTGAGAGAGATCAAGCGCCAGTATATATACGAACGTATCGAACAGGGCACCTTCAGCAAATTGACCGGCTGTGATCAAGCGCCAAATCATTGA
- the cas3 gene encoding CRISPR-associated helicase Cas3', whose amino-acid sequence MDELLAKPDVPLTDHLWNVICLGEKIADRLRLDERLRTKALLACALHDIGKATHSFQEYMRTIRQLELAVERGATSREIDCLKREVRRKKAAAYPHALASLPFALVAEKYLGQKCGWHIRDFSATAAVLTHHSPLGPELYKGYGVPDLHSKLAEALEVVWELLQRVGVDDLMPAKNLMTALQPLLKQSPAALLDQSFPFGQERKSLRGILQALPVQEFAQVKAVLHLADWLVSAKQPDPALLFLDQGRASVEAHIQQFPLREFQRQAANATHNTLFLRAPTGTGKTEALLLWAGNTKRLIYLLPTQATVNAMWRRLRKIYGDSRVALAHGRASYVLRKEFDEDPLDMKLFGSVFARPVTVATLDQYLLAHLNGRHWEERRSLAKRATIILDEIHAYEPYTLGLLLEALSREQPARLALASATLPTRLLELFQQGRLVEAELPLWQRKRHQLQRREGALLKDGIEEALRYARDGRSVLLIANTISEAQTLYKQLKERGWRKCELLHARFIFRDRQKKEARAEKPQPGTIFVATQVVEVSLDISYDVLLTEIAPIDALVQRMGRVNRRGETPPAPVIIYRQWSEGSQRVYGKEMLQWSLELLETLSEMPTDRDLADVTHRLYDQVMASEDWKIEFCEGRRTIDEVQRILGCYTIDLSDEEMRSRFTARRGQISVEVLPTEFLQEAYEFKERGESWRLPELLVPVPVYWLKHTEFFTPIEDLRCIQTTLKYSKQIGLVSPLSPDSAGGGIMID is encoded by the coding sequence GTGGATGAACTCTTAGCCAAGCCTGACGTTCCGCTTACAGATCATCTATGGAATGTGATATGCTTGGGCGAAAAGATCGCAGACCGCTTAAGACTTGATGAGCGTCTGCGAACTAAAGCTCTGCTCGCGTGCGCCTTGCACGATATTGGCAAAGCTACCCATAGCTTTCAAGAATACATGCGCACAATCCGACAGCTAGAGTTGGCCGTAGAACGCGGCGCTACCTCTAGGGAAATTGATTGCTTGAAGCGAGAGGTGAGGAGGAAAAAAGCCGCAGCGTACCCTCACGCTCTGGCATCGCTACCATTCGCATTAGTTGCTGAAAAGTACTTGGGGCAGAAGTGTGGGTGGCATATCCGTGACTTCAGCGCTACGGCTGCCGTTTTGACGCACCATTCACCACTGGGGCCAGAACTTTATAAAGGCTATGGTGTGCCAGACCTTCACTCGAAGCTAGCAGAGGCACTGGAAGTTGTTTGGGAACTGCTTCAACGTGTTGGCGTGGATGACTTGATGCCGGCCAAAAATCTTATGACTGCTTTACAACCGCTGCTCAAGCAATCGCCAGCAGCGTTGCTCGACCAAAGCTTCCCGTTTGGGCAAGAAAGGAAGAGCTTGCGGGGCATCCTTCAAGCTCTACCTGTGCAGGAATTCGCTCAGGTCAAAGCGGTGCTCCACCTAGCTGACTGGCTAGTATCGGCAAAACAGCCTGATCCTGCATTGCTCTTTCTTGATCAGGGTAGGGCTTCTGTTGAGGCCCATATCCAGCAGTTCCCCTTGCGCGAATTCCAACGACAAGCAGCCAACGCGACACACAATACCCTTTTTCTGCGGGCGCCGACAGGTACAGGTAAGACCGAGGCCCTCTTGCTCTGGGCAGGAAATACGAAGCGCCTGATTTACCTCCTTCCCACACAGGCAACGGTCAATGCCATGTGGAGGCGGTTACGGAAAATCTATGGCGACAGCCGTGTGGCGCTGGCTCACGGGCGGGCCAGTTATGTGCTGCGGAAAGAGTTCGATGAAGACCCGCTGGACATGAAACTTTTTGGTTCGGTCTTTGCTAGGCCTGTCACGGTGGCAACACTGGACCAGTACCTACTGGCGCACCTAAACGGACGTCACTGGGAGGAACGTCGAAGCCTAGCCAAAAGAGCTACCATAATCTTGGATGAAATTCACGCCTATGAGCCTTACACGCTGGGCCTGCTATTAGAAGCTCTCAGCCGCGAGCAACCAGCACGGTTGGCGTTGGCCAGCGCCACGCTTCCGACACGGCTCCTTGAGCTTTTCCAACAGGGTAGGCTGGTGGAAGCCGAACTCCCCCTCTGGCAGCGCAAGCGCCACCAACTGCAACGGCGCGAAGGCGCTCTGCTGAAGGACGGGATTGAAGAAGCGCTCCGGTATGCTCGCGACGGGCGCTCTGTACTCCTTATCGCCAATACCATCAGCGAAGCGCAGACACTTTATAAGCAGCTTAAAGAACGAGGCTGGAGGAAGTGTGAGCTACTTCATGCCCGCTTCATCTTCCGCGACCGACAGAAAAAGGAAGCTCGAGCAGAAAAGCCACAACCCGGCACGATCTTTGTCGCCACGCAGGTCGTAGAGGTCAGCTTGGACATTTCTTACGATGTGCTTCTGACCGAAATAGCACCGATTGATGCTTTGGTGCAGCGCATGGGGCGCGTCAATCGTCGAGGAGAGACTCCCCCAGCTCCTGTTATCATCTATCGCCAGTGGTCGGAGGGTTCGCAGCGCGTTTATGGTAAAGAAATGCTTCAATGGAGCCTGGAACTTCTGGAGACTCTTTCAGAAATGCCTACAGATCGAGATTTAGCCGATGTTACTCATCGCCTCTACGATCAGGTAATGGCGTCTGAGGATTGGAAGATAGAATTTTGTGAGGGACGCCGGACAATAGATGAAGTGCAACGTATCTTAGGCTGTTACACGATCGACCTTTCCGATGAAGAAATGCGCTCGCGCTTCACTGCTAGGCGAGGACAAATCTCGGTAGAGGTTTTGCCTACTGAGTTCTTGCAGGAAGCCTATGAATTCAAGGAACGCGGCGAAAGCTGGCGGCTGCCGGAATTGTTAGTGCCTGTGCCAGTGTACTGGCTTAAGCATACTGAGTTTTTCACACCGATAGAAGATTTGCGGTGTATTCAAACAACGCTGAAATACAGCAAGCAGATAGGATTGGTATCGCCATTATCGCCAGACAGCGCGGGCGGGGGGATTATGATAGACTAA
- a CDS encoding CRISPR-associated protein Cas5 has translation MERILYVSVRAPVASFRRPLDHNYQRTLPMPPPTTLMGIAGAALGLSDRELWAESSLLAHAKVAVWMDTEPARARDMWTLLKIKGGRMERSPYFRELLFFVRYTLLYGGEETLLQKLEQALHNPVYPLSLGREDELLLVEDAALEDASKGEPRFRGTVLPGDIRQMRTRLPNLRPGIRFEPPVVEMLPLGFTVDARGLRQPKRSTALSFLPLELELEVEEPKLPALQCRGRNFVWMNS, from the coding sequence ATGGAACGAATCCTCTACGTGAGTGTCCGTGCGCCGGTAGCGTCTTTTCGCCGTCCGCTGGATCACAACTACCAACGGACACTACCGATGCCACCGCCAACCACGTTGATGGGTATTGCTGGGGCTGCGCTGGGGCTTTCGGATCGTGAACTCTGGGCAGAGAGTAGCCTACTGGCTCACGCGAAGGTCGCCGTCTGGATGGACACTGAGCCTGCGCGCGCCCGTGATATGTGGACCCTACTCAAAATCAAGGGCGGCAGGATGGAGCGTTCACCGTATTTCCGGGAGCTGCTCTTTTTCGTTCGCTACACGCTTCTGTACGGTGGTGAAGAGACGTTGCTTCAAAAATTGGAGCAAGCACTCCACAATCCCGTGTATCCACTCTCGCTGGGACGGGAGGACGAGTTGTTACTCGTGGAGGATGCTGCGCTGGAGGACGCTTCCAAAGGCGAGCCGCGCTTCCGAGGCACGGTGCTGCCGGGCGACATTCGCCAGATGCGAACTCGCCTTCCGAATTTGCGTCCTGGCATTCGGTTTGAGCCGCCGGTTGTGGAGATGCTGCCGCTAGGCTTTACGGTAGATGCACGCGGACTTCGCCAACCGAAGCGCTCAACCGCGCTGAGCTTTCTTCCCCTGGAGTTAGAGCTAGAGGTGGAAGAGCCAAAGCTACCCGCACTGCAATGCAGAGGGAGAAACTTCGTGTGGATGAACTCTTAG
- the cas7i gene encoding type I-B CRISPR-associated protein Cas7/Cst2/DevR codes for MSRAIAIGYLMKVSAANVNASHTEGNVVVAKKVTLPDGSTIPYISGQAIRRMLRDRLEELGYSLSEPSAQVSGQEVTPPVRPHEFVDEDLFGYLDPSGGRRRTSPVRVSAAVGLFPFQGDRDLGTRSFERFGQEMAAGGNMFETELYANLFKGTMLIELDRVGTFRALETGQSNDQQLPPNERRRRVQTLFEALNLLWGGGRTARMLTDLSPKFIAYSRLSVKHPVFLEALVAHYEDSKYGLELEPLRNALNKFAAYRQHTLFGIEPGIFGNEEEIRDVLASYGEVLSVHEAISRARADVENLWNESST; via the coding sequence ATGAGCAGAGCAATTGCCATTGGCTACCTTATGAAAGTCTCGGCGGCGAATGTGAACGCTTCTCACACGGAAGGGAACGTCGTCGTCGCAAAGAAAGTCACGCTGCCCGATGGCAGCACTATTCCCTACATCTCCGGGCAGGCCATCCGGCGGATGCTGCGGGATCGGCTGGAAGAGTTGGGTTACTCACTTTCCGAGCCATCTGCACAAGTGAGCGGGCAAGAAGTCACCCCACCGGTGCGCCCGCACGAGTTTGTGGATGAGGATCTCTTCGGTTACTTAGACCCATCGGGCGGGCGGCGTCGCACTTCGCCGGTGCGTGTCTCGGCTGCCGTGGGGCTATTTCCATTTCAGGGTGACCGCGACCTCGGCACGCGATCCTTTGAACGCTTTGGACAGGAAATGGCTGCTGGCGGAAACATGTTTGAGACTGAACTTTACGCCAACCTTTTCAAGGGAACAATGCTAATAGAACTCGACCGGGTGGGCACCTTTCGGGCGCTAGAAACCGGTCAGTCAAACGACCAACAACTTCCCCCGAATGAAAGGAGAAGGCGCGTCCAGACGCTCTTCGAAGCCTTGAATCTCCTTTGGGGCGGCGGGCGAACGGCTCGGATGCTCACAGACCTTTCGCCGAAGTTCATTGCTTACAGCCGGCTTTCGGTCAAGCATCCAGTGTTCCTAGAGGCGCTCGTTGCTCACTATGAAGACAGCAAATACGGTCTGGAATTGGAACCGCTGCGAAATGCCTTGAACAAATTTGCAGCCTATCGCCAGCACACTTTGTTCGGGATTGAGCCGGGCATTTTCGGCAACGAGGAGGAAATTCGTGATGTGCTGGCGAGCTATGGAGAGGTCCTTTCGGTCCATGAAGCCATCTCCAGGGCCCGAGCTGATGTGGAGAACCTATGGAACGAATCCTCTACGTGA
- the cas6 gene encoding CRISPR-associated endoribonuclease Cas6 produces the protein MRIEVDLFSERQITLPWNYLDWLQGIFYRAMERGIPRLAREVHDEGFFGGGKRYKLATFSLLYPERYEKVTDGIRTQGIIRWWIASPLEPLIEALALGLLAAPEVQLGKEKVHVGQIGVALPPTFTETMTFTTLSPIFVSTGERDATGQLRKRFLSPKEPDFARVLGDNLRRKAQALLGEVPEGELRFEWLGEPKSKLMRVKETDVRGWMMRFRVSGPVELLQLGYDAGFGERNAQGFGMVGLLQEHPAISQKVS, from the coding sequence GTGCGAATCGAAGTTGATCTCTTTTCAGAACGGCAGATCACCTTGCCCTGGAATTATCTGGATTGGCTGCAGGGGATTTTCTACCGGGCGATGGAGCGCGGCATTCCCCGGCTGGCTCGTGAGGTGCACGACGAGGGGTTCTTCGGCGGCGGCAAACGCTATAAGCTGGCGACCTTCTCGCTGCTTTATCCCGAACGATACGAGAAAGTGACCGATGGAATACGCACACAGGGCATCATCCGCTGGTGGATCGCTTCGCCGCTCGAACCGTTGATCGAAGCCCTTGCGCTCGGACTTCTGGCCGCACCGGAGGTGCAATTGGGCAAAGAGAAAGTCCACGTCGGGCAGATAGGGGTCGCCCTGCCGCCGACATTCACCGAGACGATGACGTTTACGACCCTGTCGCCGATCTTCGTTTCGACGGGCGAACGCGATGCAACGGGGCAGTTACGGAAGCGCTTTCTTTCTCCCAAGGAGCCGGATTTCGCGCGCGTGCTCGGCGACAATCTCAGGCGCAAGGCTCAGGCTCTGCTCGGCGAAGTTCCCGAGGGCGAACTCCGCTTCGAGTGGCTCGGCGAGCCGAAATCGAAATTGATGCGGGTGAAGGAGACCGACGTTCGAGGGTGGATGATGCGATTTCGCGTCAGCGGCCCGGTAGAGCTCCTGCAGCTTGGCTACGACGCCGGCTTCGGCGAACGCAACGCCCAGGGATTCGGGATGGTGGGCTTGCTGCAGGAGCATCCGGCGATTTCGCAAAAGGTATCATGA
- a CDS encoding peptidyl-alpha-hydroxyglycine alpha-amidating lyase family protein, with translation MYSQHDSKKGTMLVLLGCLFLGLVPVRAQRPPERYPKINVAVGYRLDPTWPQKPAEAVWGAMPGIAVDKAGNIWTFNRGNIPIQVYAPDGKLIRMWGQGEFKNPHHIKVDEEGNVWVADTQWHTVRKFTPEGKLLMTLGTPGQAGADETHLDQPTDMAIAPSGDIFVADGYGNNRIVHFDARGRFVKAWGTLGVAPGQFSLPHAIAMDSRGRLYVADRNNARIQVFDQKGNFLAQWKNLITPWGIWITPKDEIYVCGSSPMLWSETRGSMLGIPPKDQIVMKFATDGRVLELWTFPKGEDGKEKPGELNWVHAIAVDSRGALYLGDINGKRAQRFIRVEPSSSAP, from the coding sequence ATGTATTCTCAGCACGATTCGAAGAAGGGAACAATGCTGGTGCTTCTGGGGTGTTTGTTCCTCGGGTTGGTTCCGGTGCGTGCGCAACGTCCCCCGGAGCGCTATCCCAAGATCAATGTGGCCGTCGGCTATCGTCTGGACCCGACCTGGCCGCAGAAACCGGCTGAAGCTGTTTGGGGAGCGATGCCGGGAATCGCCGTTGATAAGGCCGGGAACATCTGGACGTTCAATCGAGGCAACATCCCCATTCAGGTCTATGCGCCCGATGGAAAGCTCATCCGCATGTGGGGTCAGGGAGAATTCAAAAATCCCCATCACATCAAGGTGGATGAGGAGGGCAACGTCTGGGTGGCCGATACACAATGGCATACCGTGCGCAAGTTCACGCCCGAAGGAAAGCTGCTCATGACTCTGGGCACACCGGGACAAGCCGGAGCCGATGAGACGCACCTCGATCAACCCACCGATATGGCCATTGCACCGTCAGGGGACATCTTCGTGGCTGACGGCTACGGCAACAACCGAATCGTTCACTTCGATGCACGGGGACGGTTCGTTAAAGCCTGGGGCACGCTGGGCGTCGCTCCCGGCCAGTTCAGCCTGCCTCACGCCATTGCCATGGATTCACGCGGACGCCTCTACGTGGCCGACCGAAACAACGCGCGCATCCAGGTCTTCGACCAGAAGGGAAATTTCCTGGCCCAGTGGAAGAATCTGATCACCCCCTGGGGCATCTGGATCACACCGAAAGATGAGATCTACGTCTGCGGCTCATCGCCGATGCTGTGGAGCGAAACGCGCGGCAGCATGTTGGGTATCCCGCCCAAAGATCAAATCGTCATGAAGTTTGCTACTGATGGGCGCGTCCTCGAACTCTGGACGTTTCCTAAAGGTGAGGATGGAAAAGAGAAACCGGGCGAGTTGAACTGGGTTCATGCCATCGCCGTGGATTCCCGCGGCGCGCTCTATCTCGGCGACATCAACGGCAAGCGGGCCCAGCGTTTCATTCGCGTCGAGCCGTCTTCGTCCGCGCCGTGA
- the fdhD gene encoding formate dehydrogenase accessory sulfurtransferase FdhD: MSDRSLKKQLISMAADGRINPPSDDVLAVEEPLEIRLRGPGHEPLSLAITMRTPGHDFELAAGFLFSEGIIRRREDIRSISYCTDHDDRPSENIVIVTLADHCTIDPERFSRHVFTTSSCGICGRAALEFVRTLGPPVLNPRLRVSRDVICSLPDALRRAQTLFARTGGVHASALSDCNGQIFLAREDVGRHNAMDKLIGSLLMEGGIPASEAIVVVSGRASFELVHKAVLAGISILVAVGAPSSLAVEVAADAGMTLIGFVRDRRFNIYSGPERIV, encoded by the coding sequence ATGAGTGATCGGTCGCTCAAAAAACAATTGATCTCGATGGCCGCCGATGGACGGATTAATCCGCCGTCCGACGATGTACTGGCCGTCGAAGAGCCGCTGGAGATTCGTTTGAGGGGGCCGGGTCACGAGCCGCTCAGTCTCGCCATCACCATGCGCACGCCGGGACATGATTTCGAGCTGGCTGCGGGGTTCCTCTTCAGCGAAGGCATCATCCGTCGTCGTGAGGACATTCGCTCGATCTCCTATTGCACCGATCACGACGACCGACCGAGCGAAAACATCGTCATTGTGACGCTGGCCGATCACTGTACCATTGATCCCGAGCGTTTCAGCCGTCACGTCTTCACGACTTCCAGTTGCGGCATTTGCGGCCGGGCGGCGCTGGAATTTGTCCGTACTCTCGGACCGCCGGTATTGAATCCTCGGCTGCGCGTCTCGCGGGACGTGATCTGTTCTCTTCCTGACGCGCTCCGACGCGCCCAGACGCTCTTTGCTCGAACGGGGGGCGTGCATGCCTCGGCGCTCAGCGATTGCAACGGGCAAATCTTCCTCGCGCGCGAAGATGTCGGGCGTCATAATGCCATGGACAAACTCATAGGCTCCCTCCTGATGGAGGGAGGGATTCCGGCATCGGAGGCCATCGTAGTGGTGAGTGGACGCGCGAGTTTCGAGCTTGTGCATAAGGCCGTGCTCGCGGGAATTTCCATTCTCGTCGCCGTGGGAGCGCCGAGCAGTCTGGCCGTCGAGGTGGCCGCCGATGCCGGGATGACGCTCATCGGCTTTGTGCGCGACCGACGGTTCAACATTTATTCTGGCCCGGAGCGCATCGTGTAA
- a CDS encoding carboxypeptidase-like regulatory domain-containing protein yields the protein MIRRWTVAAILAAVFGVPCGHAMAKPPGGAIAGLVKDDAGNPIIGAVVKVIDPTSFKEPIRTLRTDAQGRFVARSLTPGQYRLRAEARGFISVAHPIEIKPDVTLTLTFELKRLGTLAQEREDRDDYRWLVRASRRHVLRFNKNGETPPDDFLRTMARGRWVPSHGMIQWISGASGKSRTLASLGMLNFVAISELTPTTELLFVGQVAGADSPGRFELMSTSALDEAHALTIAVGMATVLPETGGATSAPTKLLSLRVADSWRVADPVVVVYGADITKVVGQKAAMAVLPRLGVQMSLPGRSMMTAEWVPVRTQDVHARYDHHGRQVLLTEPETPAVVNGRVMADRTRRFQLQWEKGLGETSTLEAAFFLDDVAGRGSSIIARPRSASEIIHPLALKGQAQGLRVMYRRRLGETLQATIGYAVGQGLKLSPRGLEDPAQAVTTGLFQVFAAQLDALISPTRTRISAHFRAASRASLFAIDPFYARLPILDPSLSLMVTQELPLVALLPGHWEAGVDVRNLLDLPGYASSDRGVLLIHRPQRLVRGSVSVRF from the coding sequence ATGATCCGAAGGTGGACCGTTGCGGCTATTCTCGCCGCCGTCTTTGGAGTCCCGTGCGGCCATGCTATGGCTAAACCTCCCGGCGGTGCCATTGCCGGCCTGGTCAAGGATGACGCGGGCAACCCTATCATCGGCGCCGTCGTGAAGGTCATTGATCCCACCTCCTTCAAAGAGCCCATCCGAACGCTCCGAACAGATGCTCAGGGACGATTTGTGGCCAGGAGTTTAACGCCCGGACAATACCGCCTGCGTGCCGAAGCTCGGGGGTTTATCTCCGTCGCCCATCCGATCGAGATCAAGCCCGATGTGACGCTCACCCTCACGTTTGAATTGAAGCGGCTGGGAACACTCGCTCAGGAGCGCGAGGATCGTGACGACTATCGCTGGCTCGTGCGCGCGTCGCGTCGTCACGTTCTGCGATTCAACAAAAACGGCGAGACGCCTCCCGATGATTTTCTCCGCACGATGGCTCGGGGGCGGTGGGTTCCATCTCACGGCATGATTCAATGGATCAGCGGCGCTTCCGGGAAATCGCGCACGCTGGCTTCGCTCGGAATGCTCAATTTTGTGGCCATCAGCGAGTTGACGCCCACGACCGAGCTTCTTTTTGTCGGGCAAGTTGCCGGAGCCGATTCTCCCGGCCGGTTTGAACTGATGTCCACGTCAGCTCTGGATGAAGCCCATGCGCTGACCATCGCCGTTGGTATGGCGACGGTGCTACCGGAGACCGGTGGGGCGACCTCCGCTCCCACGAAGCTGCTCTCTTTACGGGTGGCCGATTCCTGGCGGGTGGCAGACCCGGTGGTCGTCGTCTACGGGGCGGATATCACGAAGGTCGTCGGACAGAAGGCGGCCATGGCCGTGCTGCCGCGTTTGGGCGTGCAGATGTCCCTGCCGGGCCGAAGCATGATGACCGCCGAATGGGTGCCGGTGCGCACGCAGGATGTTCACGCCCGCTATGATCACCACGGCCGCCAGGTGCTGCTCACCGAGCCGGAGACACCAGCCGTCGTCAACGGGCGTGTGATGGCGGATCGCACGCGCCGATTCCAGCTCCAGTGGGAGAAGGGGCTCGGTGAAACGTCAACGCTCGAAGCGGCCTTCTTCCTCGATGATGTTGCCGGCCGCGGAAGCAGCATCATTGCCCGTCCTCGCTCCGCTTCTGAAATCATCCATCCGCTGGCCCTCAAGGGTCAGGCTCAGGGGCTGCGGGTGATGTATCGTCGTCGTCTGGGCGAAACGCTTCAAGCCACGATCGGCTATGCGGTGGGGCAGGGGCTGAAGCTTTCGCCGCGGGGGCTTGAGGATCCGGCGCAGGCCGTTACTACGGGACTGTTTCAGGTCTTCGCCGCCCAGCTCGATGCGCTCATCTCACCGACGCGCACGCGCATCTCAGCTCATTTTCGGGCGGCTTCCCGAGCGAGCCTCTTTGCCATTGATCCCTTCTACGCCCGGCTACCGATACTGGATCCGAGCCTCAGTCTGATGGTCACGCAAGAGCTTCCTCTGGTAGCGCTGCTGCCCGGTCACTGGGAGGCCGGTGTGGATGTGCGGAATCTGCTGGACCTTCCCGGTTATGCGAGTTCGGATCGAGGAGTTCTCTTGATCCATCGCCCCCAGCGCCTTGTGCGTGGCAGCGTGTCAGTGAGATTCTGA